CTcctgaagaaaatgaagtggATTGTATGACAAAATCTGACATGAGTTTGAAGAAAACAGAACGGAAATGGTTGTGTTCCAAGTTAAAGCACTAATGCTCAAAAGGTTAAATTTAAAAGCCGGAACAAACAACACATAATGCAGAGTTAGTGTTTCAGAAATAACAATTGTGCCAGAGAGAATGACTTCAATTCGTGTTCCATCAGGTAAAGTAACAGTTGTGTTAGTAATTGGGTGCGTGGCAGAAAACATGTTCAAGTTAGAACACACATGGCAACTAGCTCCTGTATCTATGATCCAAGTATTTTGCGAAAAATGTAAGGTTGTTTATGATTCCTGCAGAAGCAATAAAGTTGGAAGAATTCAAAAATGTACCTGAAGTAGAAGGATGAGATGATGTGATAGGAATCAAATGAGGTTgaggtttcaacatggagataGAGCCATCTGCGAGTTTAAGAGTACTGCCTGAAATCTGAGTGTGATTGTTCTCAATGCTCTGTGTTTTAGCCTTGAGGACACTTAGAAGGTGCTGAATTTGATCTGATGTAGCCGTCTCCAAGTGAGTACCCTGCTGATCATGCATGGTGATGCTGCCAAAATCCTTAGTGATCATGTTCACTACATTGGTGCCCTTGCTGGAAGAATGTGAGTGCCCGCAGCCTGTTGTTGAGAGGACTGTTGACCCTTGTAACCAGACGTGTTGGTCCTATAACCTTGGGGATAGCCATGTAGTTTGTAACAACGATCAACGGTATGACCAGAAAGACCACTGTGAGAGCATATAGGACGAGACTTTTGCTTGTTGTAGCCTCTACCATAAGCAGCGATGATAGGTTCTGGAGAAGTGATGGACTGAGATGCCTGAAACGTCAAATTGCTTGTGGACTTCATAGAGTGTTGCCTCTCCTCCTGAGGAACCATGTTGAAAACCTTGGAAAGCAATTGGTTTGGGTCCATCATCAAGATCTGCCCTCGTGTAGCAGTAAACGATTCATTGAGTCCCATAAGGAACTTGAGAACCCGGTCTTGCTCTTCCGTCTTCGCTAGTTGTTTGTGACTCGCACAATTCATCTGGCCACAACAACATGTATATGGTTCGTCATGGTTCTTGAGCTCTTCCGAGAGTTGCTTGAGTCTTGTATAGTACTCACTCACAGTCTGAGAGCCTTGTGTTTCAGCATAGATCTGCTGCTTGATCTCAGCTGTTCTTGGACCATCACTCTGCTTGAACTGATCGTGAATATCTTGCCACATCTGCCGAGCCGTTTCGAGATACATAATGCTCTTAGCAATCGGCTTATCCACAACATTCACAATCCAAGTGCATACAATATTGTTGCATCTTGACCAAGATCCAAAATCAGTATGAGTATCATCAAGATCTGGATAAACACCCGTAACAAACACATCCTTGTTTCGAGCACCTAACGCCAACAACATCGATCTACGCCAGCTATTGAAATTCCCAAGGCCAGTAAGCTTTTCTGAGACAAGAGAGATACCAGCATGATCCGCATTGTGAATGAACAACGGATTGGAGTTTGGATCGGAGAGAGACGGCGTCGAAGGAGGTGGAATTGGGGAATAATCGCGCGTAGGCATCGTAGAATCAAGAAACAGAATCGGAGAACTTCAAATCGCAACTAGAAGAGAGTGAATCGTCTGCTATCAAGATCGTCGCAATCAATGGCGGCTGAAGAGAAGCAGAAGCGGAAAAAGAAAGACGAAAACGGTGACGAGGAGCGAAGAAAGAAACTCGAGGATCGCAAAGAACGAGAAATCGAAGTAAACACTCATGATCGGAGCTGAGGAACGATGAACGGAAGCGGAAACGAGAAATCAAAAGgtctctgataccatattagatgtGAAGATGGTGAATCGAGAGAGATGAAATCTTGTGAAGATGATGAACAAAATCGTATTATTAATCTCAAGTTTCTAACTGTACAtatgtaactatatatatagctGGTTAAGCAAAAGGAAATTTAAACCAACTTAAACCAGAATAAGATAACCGGTTATACTCAGGACCttcataaattttgaaccaGTACATGAGATTTTCACTCCAGCGATTATTCGTCCTCAGTCACTTTTGTATGATGAATCTATCCTTGTATAATCTGAAGCATCACCAAATCTCTTTGTTATTTACAGTTGCAACATAGCTCCATGAATTGTCGATTATTCTCttgcaaaaatattttttcaagttGAGAACATCCGTCAAAACATGTACTCGCGAAAGTATTACGTGAAGTACTACAACGACTGAAATAGAGGTTAACTGGAGACTAAGCAACCAGAAATTTATCATGGAAAAGAGAATTTTTCTTAtgaaatatttaagaaaaaacaacTTTGTAAAAGATTTGGAAATATTCGCAAGGATGATTTGGAATATTTATTTCTTGGAAGTTGGCTTGAGTTAGCCACAAAATTTACTAAGTCTAAATAAGTTGTGGAGCTTTTATATTGAGTTAGCACATAAAAAGTATTATTATCAAAAAGGTTTCAGAACTTGTATAGTGAGTAAAACACAAATGGTTAAAAGATAAAGAGTTTTTTGGatcatattttatatcataGTGCGTTTTCTATTTAAGCGAGGCTTGCAAGTTcgtttgaaaaaaaatagtaaatacaTAGCTTTTTAGTAGAGAAATACTGTGTTCATTTATCATACTCGTACCACTCTCTATATCAGATTCATTTTGCATTTTCAATAGTTACCAAACGTAAGCAATACAGAATTCTTCAATGAACAAATATTCTTATAGGTCAAAAAAGTATTCCTCAGGTGAAAATACACTCGCTTCTCCGTAGATGAAACCGTAAGCCAGCGTCAACTTGTATAACTCCGTGAGCTCATCCATAGCAAATCAATTCTCCATCCAGTCGGATATATACTGGTAAAGAAAAGTATCTCTACAACTCCATGACGATTGCTTTCGAAATCCCCAATGGAGTAGTGTCCTTACTAAACGACAAGAACACAAACACagtttataaaattatcttGAACCCAATATCGAAAAGATAAACTCAAATTGAAGAATACACTTCCTTTTACAAGAACTCAAATCTCAAGTCAGATCGGGTATAATTCTAAAACAGATGATAACTGCTCATACTCTCAATTCGGCTTTCCTCCAGAATTATTAACGGACAATATTTGAAGCTAACACAAACTGAGTGAAAAGCCGTGTCTTAGATAAGAGTACTGACTACTAGAGTCTCAACAAATCCCATTCAGGTTTTGTACTAGCACAAGCTcgatttaaataataaaaaaaaacaaacagaaaGATCAATTCTTCTTATCACAAGAAGCTCCTCTGTTTAGTAACCGCCTCCATCACCACCTCCTCCATagccaccaccacctccaccgtAGCCGCCACCACCTCCATAAGCCCGGGGAGCACTTGGTCTATCGTTAGCAACATTCACTCGGATGTTGCGTCCATTCAGTtcctgaaaataaaaaaaatccaaagcaTTAAACCATAGAAAACACACAAATAATTACCATTTAGAAAGTTTATTGACTGAGCATTCAAACACAAACCTTTCCGTCCATCTCTGAAATTGCAGCATTAGCAGCACTCTCATCAGAGAAATTGACAAATCCAAACCCCCTTGACCTTCCGGTTTCCCTATCAACAATGACCTTAGctgcacaacaacaacaaagagtaataaataaactcTCACCCAATGCAACAATAATCGTCAACGTGCAACCATTACTTACAATCGATCACTTCACCGAAGTTGGAGAAAGCCTCCCTCAATGACTGGTCATCAGTTCCCCATGAGAGACCTGAACCAATCAATACCACACGAGtcaaaccaattttcaaaacaaataaaacaactCGATCTTCATAAGAACAAAGACAAGATATTTACCACCGACAAAGAGCTTGGTAGACATGTACCGGAGAGACCCGAGCATAGACTGAACGGGTACATTCCCTGTCTGAGAAACCGCACCTTGCCTCAATAGACCACCGAGATTTTTGCAGAAAGCCATTTCTACACAAATTTGAAACCACAAACTCTAAATCAATCTCAAATCCTATTCAACAACGATAACAACAAGTTCCTAAAACTCGCAGATCTAGATTCAACTtaaatagaaaaagaagatCGAGAAGAAAATGGAGTAGATCGATACCTGGAGAGTAAAGCTTTGAAACTAGGGTTTTGGTAAACTGAGAGGCAGAGGCAGAGGCAGAGGAGTAGGGTTTAAGTGGTGTATATATACAAAGGTCCTAAGAAtatctcattttctttttaagattttttttatggcCAAATTATTATCAGCTGGATACAGGTGTATATTGCTAGTGTGTACTAATGCATCCATAGTTCTCCACGTGTATTGTTTAGTGAATCAATCCTGGTTGTACCATTCTGTTTCTGAGTGTAGGTTGTAGTCGGTGTAGAGGAAATATATTTCGAACTTATccgaaagttttaaattttcggCCTATTTTATTTCTCAGAGATTTTTGTATTGGGCTTACAAACTAATGTTTCATTCCGATCTAGGTTGATGGGCCATACAAGAGAAAATACTATTGACgtaaacaaaactaataaaacatataatttttttttgtgcacctaGTAAAATTCTTCTAAGGGAAATTGCAccagttgttcaaaaaaaaaagggaatttttttttcttttttctgatATCCGTGGGGGATCCCAGGCGGTAAGCCCAAACTAATCCCCACGAGGTCTTCCATCTGGGCATGCACAGTTGTAGGCGGGAAGGTGGCCAAGGCGACTCGAACCCAGAATGGACACTCCAGCTGGAGTTCCATTACCACTAAACCAAGAGCTcttggttaaaaaaaaaggaaaattgcaccgcaaaaaaatgttataattcaGTGTCCGACGAAAAAACCTAACTTACACGCATATATCGTATATTTTCGTATATCGCAGGTTTTCAGATTGTTAGGTTAATTGAAATTTCAATAATTAATTACTTAGAAACCGTATTGTAGCCTGATACATTGAACCAATACTTATGGAAATGATCAATATTTACcacaaatatatttgtaaagTTGTTTTCTATGATCGAAATAGTAGACTTGTAGACAAAGCATAATATTTTCTTGAATAAAACTTACCGTATATAACTGATTCAAAATTGTGTATCAAGTTTTAATATATGCTGGAAACATAATCACTTTAAGGGT
The sequence above is drawn from the Brassica napus cultivar Da-Ae chromosome A8, Da-Ae, whole genome shotgun sequence genome and encodes:
- the LOC106399692 gene encoding glycine-rich RNA-binding protein 2, mitochondrial — translated: MAFCKNLGGLLRQGAVSQTGNVPVQSMLGSLRYMSTKLFVGGLSWGTDDQSLREAFSNFGEVIDSKVIVDRETGRSRGFGFVNFSDESAANAAISEMDGKELNGRNIRVNVANDRPSAPRAYGGGGGYGGGGGGYGGGGDGGGY